A DNA window from Aestuariispira ectoiniformans contains the following coding sequences:
- a CDS encoding MFS transporter yields the protein MRMTTNWTGIFFGFAIAVLAAFHQFKLPPVLPEMTGLYGYDTILAGGFMSIYAVAGFLLAAPFGNRMQRHGTLPFIYLALALFLLGTLVTQLFPENGTVVLTARGIEGIAACILSISGPALATQHASARDQHLAAAITATWVPLGAIMGAGLAFASGTAGFDPKWSPIWSFSLVLTVLLALLTAWYRKSERVEFNLPKPARRAEGDHDPWDVAKNRLLMRLTATVFLFWAWQNLAFMTWMPSYLVSALDLSQDRAALVFLLPITFIGIFNLLAVPLLRTGLSITGLMVLAVTGQLTMLLLMPVVGTGAVGLFCLIVYGACAGITPTCLFNLPGSIFANRGGTRAFGWLITGRNFGVFCGPLSAAAIVDLTGSWQAVPWLVTAIMAVSVLLSVSLHILHRPK from the coding sequence ATGCGCATGACGACCAATTGGACCGGAATTTTTTTCGGTTTTGCAATCGCCGTTCTGGCTGCCTTTCACCAGTTCAAATTGCCGCCGGTTCTGCCGGAAATGACCGGCCTGTATGGCTATGACACGATTTTGGCCGGTGGCTTCATGTCGATCTACGCCGTGGCCGGTTTTCTACTGGCAGCCCCTTTCGGCAACCGGATGCAGCGACATGGGACGTTGCCATTCATCTATCTGGCGCTCGCCCTGTTCCTGCTGGGAACGCTGGTGACGCAGTTGTTCCCGGAAAACGGAACTGTTGTTCTCACCGCGCGGGGTATTGAAGGGATTGCGGCCTGCATCCTCTCCATCTCCGGTCCTGCACTTGCCACCCAGCATGCCAGCGCCCGTGACCAGCATCTGGCAGCCGCGATAACGGCCACCTGGGTGCCGCTGGGGGCGATCATGGGGGCAGGTCTCGCCTTCGCCAGCGGCACAGCCGGCTTTGATCCTAAATGGTCTCCCATCTGGTCCTTCAGCCTGGTCCTGACCGTACTTCTGGCGCTTTTGACGGCCTGGTACAGGAAATCGGAAAGGGTGGAATTCAACCTGCCAAAACCGGCCCGGCGGGCAGAGGGCGATCACGACCCGTGGGACGTCGCCAAAAACCGCCTTCTGATGCGCCTGACGGCAACGGTTTTCCTGTTCTGGGCCTGGCAGAACCTGGCCTTCATGACCTGGATGCCAAGCTATCTGGTGAGCGCATTGGACCTGAGCCAGGACCGCGCTGCCCTGGTCTTCCTGTTGCCCATTACCTTCATCGGTATTTTCAACCTGCTTGCCGTTCCCCTGCTGCGAACCGGCCTTTCCATCACGGGGTTGATGGTTCTGGCCGTCACCGGCCAACTCACGATGCTTCTCCTGATGCCTGTGGTCGGGACAGGGGCCGTGGGATTGTTCTGCCTGATTGTCTATGGCGCCTGCGCGGGGATCACCCCAACCTGCCTGTTTAATCTGCCCGGCAGCATTTTCGCCAACAGGGGCGGAACGCGCGCCTTCGGCTGGTTGATCACCGGGCGAAATTTCGGGGTATTCTGCGGCCCTCTATCGGCAGCAGCCATCGTGGATCTAACCGGAAGCTGGCAGGCCGTCCCCTGGCTGGTAACCGCCATAATGGCCGTTTCGGTGCTGCTGTCGGTCTCTTTGCATATCCTGCACCGGCCAAAATAA
- a CDS encoding class I SAM-dependent methyltransferase: MSFRHFRRRLQLGLPTLLGLSSKGYFIPYRYAGSDLKAGARPAYAAVHSVMEVARPRFEAHLDALQAYDVALNGFSQAEPPRPRWQQDWFPRLDGAMAYSFVRRFKPARIIEVGSGHSTRFMAQAVADEGLKTEITAIDPAPRADIRKLASVQIINKPVQQVDLSCFEALCAGDILFVDSSHILMPGSDVDLLFNHIMPMLPTGVLVHIHDICLPLDYPKTWDWRGYNEQLAVVPMITGGGYRVEWASHYVSHFMQDAVTESLAGRLPIAEGALETSLWLMKQ, translated from the coding sequence ATGAGTTTCAGACATTTCCGGCGGCGGCTGCAACTTGGCCTGCCAACCCTTCTTGGCCTGTCATCCAAAGGCTATTTCATTCCCTACCGCTATGCAGGCAGTGACCTGAAGGCGGGCGCACGCCCGGCCTATGCCGCGGTGCATTCGGTGATGGAGGTTGCGCGTCCGCGGTTTGAGGCACATCTGGATGCTTTGCAGGCGTATGACGTTGCGCTGAACGGGTTCAGTCAGGCAGAGCCACCCCGGCCGCGCTGGCAGCAGGACTGGTTCCCGCGTCTGGACGGCGCAATGGCCTACAGTTTCGTGCGTCGTTTCAAGCCCGCACGTATTATCGAGGTTGGCTCCGGCCATTCCACGCGCTTCATGGCGCAGGCGGTTGCCGACGAAGGACTGAAAACGGAAATCACCGCGATTGATCCCGCACCGCGCGCCGATATCCGCAAGCTGGCCTCCGTTCAGATCATCAACAAACCGGTGCAGCAGGTAGACCTGTCCTGCTTCGAGGCGCTGTGTGCGGGTGATATCCTGTTTGTGGATTCCAGTCATATCTTGATGCCGGGCAGCGATGTGGATTTGCTGTTCAATCACATCATGCCAATGCTCCCCACCGGGGTTCTGGTGCATATCCACGATATCTGCCTGCCGCTGGACTATCCGAAGACCTGGGACTGGCGCGGTTATAACGAACAACTGGCTGTGGTTCCCATGATCACGGGGGGCGGTTACCGGGTGGAATGGGCGTCCCATTATGTCTCCCATTTCATGCAGGATGCGGTTACGGAAAGCCTGGCCGGACGTCTTCCCATTGCCGAAGGAGCGCTGGAAACCAGCCTTTGGCTGATGAAGCAGTAA
- a CDS encoding adenylate/guanylate cyclase domain-containing protein — translation MRSVLAIIRSLFFGFRDFQALPRRIEAAFRQQQDQSERLIGWFQLSVVLLFGLLYIISPKTHMSGFWGSPVPWGLCLYLIFTALRLVLSYRYSLPDWYLSLSGLVDLVLLFGIIWSFHIQYNQPAVFYLKAPTMLYVFIFIALRTLRFDPRHVFYTGLAAALGWLGMVGYAVFSVDDGMSRITRDYVAYLTDNLVLLGGEFDKVITIVTVTVILTFALMRGRRFLLQAVTGEIQKQALSRFFAPEVAERIKGADGNLQAGQGETCTGSVVNVDIRGFTKLAATMLPPQVMQLLSEYQAHILPVIQKYGGSVDKFLGDGIMVSFGAARPSDTFARDALYAMEDVLDAARAWNDERYAKGLPVIDVAVSAASGVLIFGVVGDENRLEYTVVGTPVNLSAKLEKHNKVLGSHALCDRETIRLAREQGWQPRPQPKSLKELPDEAVDGVSAPITLFVLS, via the coding sequence ATGCGTTCCGTCCTGGCTATTATCCGGTCGCTGTTTTTCGGTTTTCGGGATTTTCAGGCCCTGCCCCGCCGCATTGAAGCCGCCTTCCGCCAGCAACAGGACCAAAGCGAGAGGCTGATCGGCTGGTTCCAGTTGTCCGTGGTTCTGCTGTTCGGTCTGCTCTACATCATCTCGCCCAAGACCCATATGTCCGGTTTCTGGGGATCGCCCGTTCCCTGGGGCCTCTGTCTCTATCTGATCTTTACGGCCCTGCGTCTGGTTCTGTCCTATCGCTATTCCCTGCCTGACTGGTATCTGAGCCTGTCCGGTCTGGTGGATCTGGTCCTGCTCTTCGGGATCATCTGGAGTTTTCATATTCAATACAATCAGCCTGCGGTGTTCTACCTGAAGGCACCGACGATGCTTTATGTCTTTATCTTCATTGCCCTTCGGACCCTGCGGTTTGACCCGCGCCATGTGTTTTACACAGGTCTGGCGGCGGCGTTGGGCTGGCTGGGCATGGTGGGATATGCGGTCTTTTCGGTGGACGACGGGATGTCGCGGATCACGCGGGATTATGTGGCCTATCTTACGGATAACCTCGTGCTTCTGGGCGGTGAATTCGACAAGGTGATCACCATTGTCACCGTTACCGTGATCCTGACCTTTGCCCTGATGCGCGGACGGCGCTTTCTGCTGCAGGCGGTGACAGGGGAAATCCAGAAACAGGCCCTCAGCCGTTTCTTCGCGCCCGAGGTGGCGGAACGGATCAAGGGCGCGGATGGAAACTTGCAGGCCGGACAGGGGGAAACCTGCACTGGCAGTGTGGTCAATGTGGATATTCGCGGTTTCACCAAACTGGCGGCAACCATGTTACCACCACAGGTGATGCAGCTTCTGTCGGAATATCAGGCTCATATCCTGCCGGTAATCCAGAAATATGGCGGCAGCGTCGATAAATTCCTCGGCGACGGCATCATGGTCAGTTTCGGGGCGGCCCGGCCCAGCGATACATTCGCCCGTGATGCCTTATACGCCATGGAGGACGTGCTGGACGCGGCGCGGGCCTGGAATGACGAACGCTACGCAAAGGGCCTGCCAGTGATCGACGTGGCGGTGTCGGCGGCGTCCGGGGTGCTGATCTTCGGGGTCGTGGGGGATGAAAACCGGCTGGAATACACCGTCGTCGGAACACCGGTGAACCTCAGTGCGAAACTGGAAAAGCACAATAAGGTGCTGGGCTCGCATGCGCTTTGTGACCGGGAAACGATCCGTCTGGCCCGTGAACAGGGATGGCAGCCAAGACCGCAGCCGAAGTCCCTGAAGGAATTGCCGGATGAGGCAGTCGACGGTGTATCGGCCCCGATCACATTGTTTGTCCTGTCCTGA
- a CDS encoding MBL fold metallo-hydrolase: MTVQGEFSVTFWGTRGSIACPGPATLRYGGNTSCLEVRCGDRRLIFDGGTGLPNLGRRILAETNGKPQELDLFLTHTHLDHIVGIPFFAPFHVPGMKLCLHAGHLLPNRTLKQTLKDMMAAPLFPIPPEIFQADVDFDDFNAGEDVAVSPDITVRTAPLNHPNGATGYRVEYAGKVFCYVTDTEHIPGTPDERILALIDKADVVVYDSTYTEEEFPRFIGYGHSTWAEGVRLVEAAGADRLFLFHHDPTHDDDFMDKVGQDAAAARPGTAVAQEGHTIII, from the coding sequence ATGACAGTACAGGGTGAGTTTTCAGTGACCTTCTGGGGGACGCGGGGCAGTATTGCCTGCCCGGGTCCCGCGACGCTTCGCTATGGCGGGAATACCTCCTGTCTGGAGGTCAGATGTGGTGACCGGCGTCTGATTTTCGACGGTGGCACCGGCCTGCCCAACCTGGGTCGCCGGATTCTGGCGGAAACGAATGGCAAGCCCCAGGAACTGGACCTGTTTCTGACCCACACCCATCTGGATCATATCGTTGGCATTCCCTTCTTCGCGCCGTTCCATGTGCCGGGAATGAAATTGTGCCTGCATGCAGGCCATCTATTGCCGAACCGCACCTTAAAGCAGACGCTGAAGGATATGATGGCGGCACCACTGTTTCCGATCCCGCCGGAGATTTTTCAGGCGGATGTGGACTTCGACGATTTCAACGCGGGTGAAGACGTCGCGGTCAGCCCCGATATCACGGTACGTACGGCGCCGCTGAACCATCCGAACGGGGCCACCGGCTATCGCGTTGAATATGCCGGCAAGGTCTTTTGCTACGTTACCGATACAGAGCATATTCCGGGCACGCCGGACGAGCGGATTCTGGCCCTGATCGATAAGGCTGATGTTGTCGTCTATGACAGCACCTATACGGAGGAGGAATTCCCCCGTTTTATCGGCTATGGCCATTCCACCTGGGCGGAAGGCGTGCGCCTGGTCGAGGCCGCCGGTGCGGACCGCTTGTTTCTGTTCCACCACGATCCCACCCATGACGATGATTTCATGGACAAGGTCGGCCAGGATGCGGCGGCGGCGCGGCCCGGTACGGCGGTTGCCCAAGAAGGCCATACGATTATTATCTGA